In Chthoniobacterales bacterium, a single window of DNA contains:
- a CDS encoding Minf_1886 family protein, whose amino-acid sequence MQKIGFAEALDSIVASDPRYQREAYVFLRDALDYTTKQQKKAKGASVRHVAGPELLEGVRQYALKEFGPMVVTVLSYWGIRSCEDVGHMVFNLIGAGIFGKTEEDSIEDFKNVFDFHEAFVKPFEPQKRSHPDVPLGLPASAPKLS is encoded by the coding sequence ATGCAAAAAATAGGATTCGCGGAAGCTCTCGATTCGATTGTGGCCAGCGACCCGCGCTATCAGCGCGAGGCCTACGTTTTTCTTCGAGACGCGCTCGATTACACCACCAAGCAGCAAAAGAAGGCCAAAGGCGCTTCAGTTCGGCACGTGGCCGGGCCGGAATTGCTCGAAGGAGTGCGCCAGTATGCGCTGAAGGAGTTCGGGCCGATGGTGGTGACGGTGTTGTCCTATTGGGGAATTCGGTCGTGCGAGGATGTCGGGCACATGGTCTTTAATCTCATCGGGGCAGGGATCTTCGGAAAGACCGAGGAAGATTCGATCGAGGATTTCAAGAACGTCTTTGATTTCCACGAGGCGTTCGTCAAACCGTTCGAACCGCAAAAGCGTTCCCATCCTGACGTTCCGCTTGGACTTCCCGCGTCTGCGCCGAAGTTGTCCTGA
- a CDS encoding pitrilysin family protein, whose product MRSAHLNPGSPDAGPGVTFPPSSAQKRVLPNGLTIIVQEDRSAPVASVQAWCGTGSVDENQHLGAGLSHILEHMLFKGTKTNPASAITRKVQDAGGYINAYTSFDRTVYWIDVPKDGVPVALEVLSDAMMNSTLPTEEYAKEQEVIRREFAMGMDDPDRMAGQLLFATAFQRHPYRLPVIGLIDVFNQLTRDDVLRYYQTRYVPNNLTFIVVGDVEADAVYRQLGELFEAYPAKSLQPVFIPAEPSQLGRREVDQEFVTELTRLSLAWHIPEITHPDVPALDILSTILGDGRSSRLYRRVREEEGLAYGVSAFSYTPGDPGLLGIDATVEPANRPKTQALILQIVHDIKETGVTAEELAKAKKISLSHHLGSLTTMRGQASDLGSNWFLTRNLNFTRDYLDAVQRLTSGDIRGVAAKYLVDDNLTIVSLNPKTGQHGEAERVTAIAAGEIQKVELSNGLRLLVREDPRLPLVSMAAVFRGGLMAETNATNGITRLMAKTLLKGTKTRTAEQIADTIEAVGGSIGSDAGNNSFSVAVDVTQPDLQLGVEILADVLLNATMPESALEREREVQLAGIKEDEEQLTTVARNILRQALFRDHPYALRGKGSAESVAGLTRKQLVGFRDRLLVARNGVVSVFGNVKATEVRELFEKALGKMKPGELALTAPPQPEPLKETVAVESLKEKAQGVLMAGFRGTDIFSADRAALELIDEASSDLGSRFFVRIREQMGLAYYVGASQMQGLVSGLFLFYLGTDPQKIEPVKAALLEEIRKLATEGLTEAELARAKKKLIGQQQIANQSNDSFGYMAALDELFGLGFDHYKALERDVEAVTLGEVRRVAAKYFLDQPYVLAQVRPPGALKR is encoded by the coding sequence ATGCGTAGCGCTCATCTCAACCCTGGGTCACCGGACGCCGGTCCGGGCGTCACCTTCCCGCCGAGCTCCGCGCAGAAACGTGTCCTTCCCAACGGTCTAACCATTATCGTGCAGGAGGATCGCAGTGCGCCGGTGGCGAGCGTGCAGGCGTGGTGCGGGACCGGGAGCGTGGATGAGAACCAGCATCTCGGCGCGGGGTTGTCGCACATCCTCGAGCACATGCTCTTCAAGGGAACAAAAACAAACCCGGCCAGCGCGATCACCCGGAAAGTCCAGGACGCCGGCGGCTATATCAACGCCTACACCTCGTTCGATCGCACGGTTTACTGGATCGATGTCCCGAAGGATGGAGTTCCCGTGGCGCTGGAGGTTTTGTCCGACGCGATGATGAATTCGACCCTGCCCACGGAAGAGTACGCGAAAGAGCAGGAGGTGATCCGCCGCGAGTTCGCCATGGGCATGGATGATCCCGACCGGATGGCGGGACAATTACTTTTCGCGACGGCGTTTCAGCGTCACCCCTACAGGCTGCCGGTCATTGGGTTGATCGACGTTTTCAACCAGCTCACCCGCGACGACGTCCTGCGTTATTACCAGACCCGTTACGTCCCGAATAATCTCACGTTTATCGTGGTGGGCGATGTTGAGGCAGACGCAGTGTATCGGCAACTCGGCGAGCTTTTTGAGGCGTATCCCGCAAAATCGCTCCAACCGGTTTTCATTCCGGCCGAACCGTCCCAACTCGGCCGTCGCGAGGTGGACCAGGAATTTGTCACCGAGCTGACGCGTCTCTCCCTGGCCTGGCATATCCCGGAAATCACCCATCCCGATGTCCCGGCGCTGGACATTCTCTCGACGATTCTCGGCGACGGCCGGAGCTCGCGCCTCTACCGGCGGGTGCGCGAAGAGGAGGGCCTGGCCTACGGGGTGTCCGCTTTTTCTTATACCCCCGGCGACCCCGGACTGCTCGGGATCGACGCAACCGTTGAGCCGGCCAATCGCCCAAAGACACAGGCGCTCATCCTGCAAATTGTCCACGACATAAAGGAAACTGGCGTCACTGCCGAGGAGCTGGCCAAGGCGAAGAAGATTTCGCTGAGCCACCACCTCGGTTCGCTCACGACGATGCGGGGACAGGCCTCCGATCTCGGCTCGAATTGGTTCCTGACCCGGAACCTGAACTTTACTCGCGATTATCTCGACGCCGTCCAGCGACTCACCTCCGGCGACATCCGCGGCGTCGCCGCGAAATATTTGGTCGACGACAACCTCACGATCGTCTCGCTGAATCCAAAGACCGGCCAGCACGGCGAGGCCGAGCGGGTGACCGCAATTGCAGCGGGCGAAATCCAGAAGGTGGAGCTGTCGAACGGGCTCCGGCTTCTGGTTCGCGAAGACCCGCGTCTCCCGCTTGTCTCCATGGCAGCGGTATTTCGCGGCGGGCTGATGGCGGAAACGAACGCGACGAACGGGATCACGCGATTGATGGCCAAGACGCTGTTGAAGGGAACGAAGACCCGGACGGCCGAGCAAATCGCCGATACGATCGAGGCCGTCGGTGGCAGTATCGGAAGTGACGCGGGGAACAATAGTTTCAGCGTAGCGGTTGACGTCACGCAGCCGGATTTGCAACTTGGCGTGGAAATCCTGGCGGACGTCCTGTTGAACGCGACGATGCCCGAGTCCGCCCTCGAGCGGGAACGCGAAGTGCAGCTCGCGGGAATAAAGGAGGACGAAGAGCAGCTGACCACCGTGGCCCGCAATATTTTGCGCCAGGCGCTCTTCCGCGATCATCCCTACGCACTGCGCGGCAAAGGCTCGGCCGAATCCGTTGCGGGGCTGACCCGGAAACAATTGGTCGGCTTTCGCGATCGCCTTCTGGTGGCGCGTAACGGGGTCGTCTCCGTTTTTGGAAACGTAAAGGCCACGGAGGTGCGTGAGCTTTTTGAAAAAGCGCTCGGCAAGATGAAACCGGGCGAGCTCGCTTTGACGGCGCCGCCGCAACCGGAGCCGCTCAAGGAGACGGTGGCGGTCGAAAGTTTGAAAGAAAAGGCGCAAGGCGTTTTGATGGCAGGATTCCGCGGAACGGACATTTTCAGCGCGGACCGCGCCGCGCTGGAACTGATCGACGAAGCCAGCAGCGATCTCGGCTCCCGCTTTTTCGTCCGGATCCGCGAGCAGATGGGCCTTGCCTATTACGTGGGCGCAAGCCAGATGCAGGGATTGGTTTCGGGATTGTTTCTGTTTTACCTCGGAACCGATCCGCAAAAGATCGAGCCGGTGAAAGCGGCGTTGCTGGAGGAAATCCGGAAGCTGGCGACCGAAGGGTTAACCGAGGCGGAACTGGCGCGCGCGAAGAAGAAATTGATCGGGCAACAACAGATCGCGAACCAGAGCAACGACTCGTTTGGTTACATGGCCGCGCTCGACGAGCTTTTCGGGCTCGGTTTCGATCATTACAAAGCGCTCGAACGCGACGTCGAGGCGGTCACGTTGGGGGAGGTTCGGCGCGTTGCCGCGAAGTACTTCCTGGACCAGCCGTACGTTCTGGCGCAGGTGCGGCCGCCCGGGGCGTTGAAGCGCTGA
- a CDS encoding DUF1844 domain-containing protein translates to MAEVQTNTQSGEMSQRFIEFVMMQAQNAALFLGQIPNPQTGQGEVNLELAKMFIDQLSMIQEKTRGNLTNEEGAVLRNTLSNLQMAFVEVSQETRGQKSGVTSQPETKPEPPEPSPTSSGEEAASPEAPQSEGESRKKFTKSYGA, encoded by the coding sequence ATGGCCGAAGTTCAAACCAATACACAGTCGGGCGAGATGTCGCAGCGCTTCATCGAATTTGTGATGATGCAGGCCCAGAACGCCGCGCTTTTTCTCGGGCAGATCCCAAATCCGCAGACGGGTCAGGGCGAAGTGAATCTCGAGCTGGCGAAAATGTTTATCGATCAGCTGAGCATGATTCAGGAAAAAACCCGGGGGAATCTGACCAACGAAGAGGGAGCGGTTTTGCGAAATACCCTCTCGAATTTGCAGATGGCGTTCGTCGAGGTGTCGCAAGAAACGCGGGGCCAGAAGTCCGGCGTTACTTCCCAGCCGGAGACCAAACCGGAACCGCCGGAGCCTTCTCCGACGTCTTCGGGCGAGGAAGCGGCTAGCCCGGAAGCGCCCCAATCCGAAGGCGAATCCCGGAAGAAATTCACGAAGAGCTACGGCGCGTAG
- a CDS encoding DNA topoisomerase IB, which yields MPSKKKLRAEKKKIDEIEVAPDPVAVAEEAGLRYVSDEQPGYTRKRKGDDFEYFDTEGKRIRDETRLLRLNRLAVPPAYTDVWICPAPNGHIQATGRDARGRKQYRYHERWRETRDENKYERMVVFGKALPKIRRRVNRDLKRRGLPREKVLATVVQLLERTFIRIGNEEYAKENKSFGLTTMRSHHVEATATKLRFSFRGKSGIKHEVDVTDRRLAKIIRQLQDLPGQEVFQYVDEEGEKRKVTSEDVNEYLRDITGDDFTAKDFRTWAGTVLAAMALNAQEAFENKTQAKKNIKDAITAVAKILGNTPTVCRKCYVHPAVLETYLNGAMIEGLKQKTADTLERKRGDLKLEESAVMNFLQARLKKKA from the coding sequence ATGCCCTCGAAGAAGAAACTGCGCGCGGAAAAGAAGAAAATCGACGAGATCGAAGTTGCGCCTGATCCGGTCGCGGTCGCGGAGGAAGCCGGCCTGCGTTACGTCAGCGACGAGCAGCCCGGTTACACCCGAAAACGCAAAGGCGACGACTTCGAATACTTCGATACCGAGGGAAAACGAATCAGGGATGAGACCCGCCTCCTTCGCCTGAATCGTCTCGCCGTTCCGCCGGCTTACACAGACGTCTGGATTTGCCCTGCCCCGAACGGCCACATCCAGGCGACCGGCCGCGATGCGCGCGGCCGGAAGCAATACCGTTACCACGAGCGCTGGCGCGAAACGCGCGATGAAAACAAATACGAACGCATGGTTGTTTTCGGCAAGGCGTTGCCGAAAATCCGGCGGCGAGTAAATCGCGACCTCAAGCGGCGCGGGCTGCCACGTGAGAAAGTGCTGGCGACCGTGGTCCAACTTCTCGAACGGACTTTCATTCGGATTGGAAACGAGGAATACGCGAAGGAAAACAAATCATTCGGCCTGACCACCATGCGCAGTCACCACGTGGAAGCGACGGCCACCAAGCTGAGGTTCAGCTTTCGCGGCAAAAGCGGGATCAAGCACGAGGTCGACGTGACCGATCGACGGCTGGCGAAGATCATTCGGCAGCTGCAGGATCTGCCTGGGCAGGAAGTTTTCCAATACGTCGACGAAGAGGGGGAAAAGCGGAAGGTCACGTCGGAGGATGTGAACGAGTATCTCCGCGACATCACCGGCGACGATTTTACCGCGAAAGATTTTCGGACCTGGGCGGGAACCGTCCTGGCCGCGATGGCCTTGAACGCGCAGGAAGCCTTTGAAAACAAGACCCAGGCGAAGAAGAACATCAAAGACGCTATTACGGCTGTGGCCAAAATCCTCGGAAACACGCCGACGGTTTGCCGGAAGTGTTACGTCCATCCGGCCGTGCTCGAAACCTATCTAAATGGCGCGATGATCGAAGGCCTCAAACAGAAGACTGCCGACACTCTGGAACGAAAGCGGGGCGATCTGAAGTTGGAAGAGTCCGCCGTCATGAATTTCCTGCAGGCCCGGCTCAAGAAAAAAGCGTAG
- a CDS encoding MlaD family protein: MQLQRNEVLTGLLVLATIAVLAFILILLGAPGLFRPLVTYRIYMDNAAGIKQGAPVLLAGRKIGQVDKLFSPVSKEEAAKAIAAAEVLHAGDPSPTPADKPKYEARIDVKVDKNALVYKDARTRLITLGLLGEVAIDITQGNESSGRANDGEVFAGERVPDFGESISKMLDIVKPVATEATATLKELQTTAQNLSRITDESSQLNMGLAQFRTFVENLTNLTGRDSSLSVALKNVEKISTDLSSNDNIQITLQNFRESSDKLKGVLTDLSQLGPDLKASGQNVKELTETVKTQPWRLIWPSTKKYPQDERAAPEATPTKKTTKPPRKTAAPTPPPRTR; encoded by the coding sequence ATGCAGTTGCAACGAAATGAAGTCCTGACCGGCCTGCTCGTCCTGGCGACGATCGCAGTGCTGGCCTTTATCCTGATTCTGCTCGGGGCGCCGGGATTGTTCCGCCCGCTAGTGACGTATCGGATTTACATGGACAACGCCGCCGGGATCAAACAAGGCGCGCCGGTGTTGCTGGCGGGACGCAAGATCGGGCAGGTCGATAAATTGTTTTCGCCGGTGTCTAAAGAAGAGGCGGCCAAGGCGATCGCGGCGGCCGAGGTGTTGCACGCCGGCGATCCCAGCCCAACGCCCGCCGACAAGCCGAAATACGAAGCGCGCATTGACGTGAAGGTGGACAAGAACGCGCTCGTTTACAAAGACGCCAGAACGCGCCTCATCACCCTCGGCCTGCTCGGAGAAGTGGCCATCGACATTACCCAGGGCAACGAGAGTTCCGGGCGGGCCAATGACGGCGAAGTTTTCGCCGGCGAACGGGTCCCGGATTTCGGCGAGTCCATTTCCAAAATGCTCGACATCGTGAAGCCGGTGGCCACCGAAGCCACCGCCACCTTGAAGGAACTGCAAACGACCGCGCAAAACCTCAGCCGAATCACCGATGAAAGCTCTCAGCTCAATATGGGCCTCGCCCAGTTTCGCACGTTCGTCGAAAACTTAACGAACCTGACCGGCCGCGACAGCTCGCTCTCCGTTGCGCTCAAGAACGTGGAGAAGATCAGCACCGATCTTTCCAGCAACGACAACATCCAGATCACGCTGCAGAATTTTCGCGAATCGTCCGACAAGTTGAAGGGAGTCTTGACTGACCTCAGTCAACTGGGGCCGGACCTCAAAGCGAGCGGCCAAAACGTAAAGGAGCTGACCGAAACTGTGAAGACGCAGCCGTGGCGCCTGATCTGGCCAAGTACGAAGAAATATCCGCAGGACGAACGGGCCGCGCCCGAGGCGACTCCAACCAAGAAAACAACCAAGCCGCCGCGGAAAACGGCCGCCCCCACTCCGCCACCGCGGACGCGATAG
- a CDS encoding ATP-binding cassette domain-containing protein has product MSAPIPDVVELRDVRLSFDEKQVLDGVSLRVEPLDRLVIMGQSGSGKSTILRLILGILQPDSGSVFFKQFEITRLNRRKLQQVRAQIGMVYQYSALLSSRNVRDNVALPLEELTKKSRVEIDRIVDEKLEMVGMLDAKSQAPSELSGGMRKRVSLARALVMEPELILFDEPSAGLDPVIATVIDELIISLTESSKVTSIIVTHEMDSAFRVGTQMAMLYQGKIIEQGEAEAFKNSTNPVVAQFLSGSTEGPILEGSKDAVATK; this is encoded by the coding sequence ATGAGCGCGCCGATTCCCGACGTGGTCGAGCTGCGCGATGTCCGCCTCAGCTTTGACGAAAAACAGGTTCTCGATGGCGTGTCGCTCCGGGTCGAGCCGCTCGATCGCCTCGTGATCATGGGCCAGAGCGGCAGCGGCAAAAGCACGATCCTGCGTTTGATCCTGGGGATTCTGCAGCCGGACAGCGGTTCGGTTTTCTTTAAGCAATTCGAAATTACGCGGTTGAACCGGCGAAAACTCCAGCAGGTTCGTGCCCAAATCGGGATGGTTTATCAGTATTCCGCGCTCCTCAGCTCGCGAAACGTGCGCGACAACGTGGCCTTGCCTCTCGAGGAATTAACGAAGAAAAGCCGCGTCGAGATCGATCGAATCGTGGACGAGAAATTGGAGATGGTCGGAATGCTCGACGCGAAAAGTCAGGCGCCCTCGGAGTTGAGCGGCGGGATGCGGAAGCGCGTCAGCCTGGCGCGCGCGCTCGTCATGGAACCGGAGCTGATCCTGTTCGACGAGCCTTCCGCCGGGCTGGACCCGGTCATCGCGACGGTGATCGACGAATTAATCATCAGCCTGACCGAGAGCTCGAAGGTCACCTCGATCATCGTGACGCACGAAATGGACAGCGCGTTTCGTGTCGGCACCCAGATGGCGATGCTTTATCAGGGAAAAATTATTGAACAGGGCGAAGCCGAGGCGTTCAAAAACTCGACCAACCCCGTGGTGGCGCAGTTCTTGAGCGGTAGCACGGAAGGCCCCATTCTGGAAGGAAGCAAAGATGCAGTTGCAACGAAATGA
- a CDS encoding ABC transporter permease yields the protein MAEENQSADSNGPLATNPVVVVQEIGQKGRGFLREIGGMFWFIVHTFTETVANMRRGRAPFRAASFFRHTERAGVGSVPLVAMVSFFLGLTMALLTGYQLERFSQERLVPGLVAIAFTRELGPLMTGIMLAARIGAAFTAELGTMEVNEEVEAVEAMGISPLRFLVAPRMLALFALMPCLSVVSSIAAIIGTCFISYAYFNIPLVYFNDLVINSLLIRDIITGILKSFLFGTLIAAIACYRGLNVTGGAAGVGNATTSSVVTAITTVIGFDTLFNIIYTVFFPT from the coding sequence ATGGCCGAAGAAAATCAGAGCGCCGACTCAAATGGACCCCTCGCCACCAATCCCGTGGTGGTGGTCCAGGAAATCGGGCAGAAAGGCCGCGGATTTCTCCGGGAAATCGGCGGCATGTTTTGGTTCATCGTCCACACCTTCACCGAGACCGTCGCTAACATGCGGCGGGGCCGGGCGCCCTTCCGCGCCGCGAGTTTCTTCCGGCATACGGAACGCGCCGGAGTCGGATCCGTCCCGCTCGTCGCGATGGTTTCCTTCTTTCTGGGGCTGACGATGGCGCTGCTGACTGGGTATCAGCTGGAACGCTTCAGCCAGGAGCGGTTGGTCCCGGGCCTCGTGGCCATCGCCTTCACGCGGGAACTCGGACCGTTAATGACCGGCATCATGCTGGCGGCCCGAATCGGCGCAGCCTTCACCGCGGAACTCGGGACGATGGAAGTAAACGAAGAGGTGGAAGCAGTCGAAGCGATGGGCATCAGTCCGCTGCGTTTTCTCGTCGCGCCGCGAATGCTGGCCCTCTTCGCGTTGATGCCGTGCCTCTCCGTCGTTTCCAGCATCGCTGCCATTATTGGGACCTGCTTTATCTCCTACGCCTATTTCAACATTCCCCTGGTTTACTTTAACGACCTGGTCATCAACTCGCTCCTCATCCGCGACATCATCACCGGCATCTTGAAAAGTTTTCTCTTCGGAACGTTGATCGCGGCGATCGCGTGCTACCGGGGATTGAATGTGACTGGCGGTGCGGCAGGCGTCGGCAACGCTACCACCTCGAGCGTCGTCACCGCAATCACGACCGTGATCGGTTTCGATACGCTCTTCAACATCATCTACACGGTTTTCTTTCCCACATGA
- a CDS encoding dolichyl-phosphate beta-glucosyltransferase — protein sequence MTTLSPFSLVIPAYNEAGRIGQTLRQALAYLQSNSPESELIVVNDGSTDSTAQVARDIFAATGGVETRLLEHSPNRGKGASVREGLLAATRPIGLFSDADLSTPIEEAPKLISPIAAGELDVAFGSRALDRGLIGNRQSWRREQGGRVFNLIVRVATGLPFWDTQCGFKAFRLDVFRPILERAKTDGFGFDVELLYLAHRAHLRIREIPVRWNHYEGSKIRFVQDSLRMVREVAALRRS from the coding sequence GTGACCACGCTTTCGCCATTTTCCCTGGTTATTCCCGCTTACAACGAAGCGGGGCGAATCGGCCAAACTTTGCGCCAGGCGCTGGCCTATCTGCAGAGCAACAGCCCGGAGAGCGAGCTCATCGTCGTGAACGACGGGTCGACCGATTCTACCGCCCAGGTGGCGCGCGATATTTTTGCGGCGACGGGCGGGGTCGAGACCAGGCTGCTGGAGCACTCGCCCAATCGAGGGAAGGGCGCATCGGTCCGCGAAGGGTTGCTCGCGGCCACGCGGCCGATCGGATTGTTTTCCGATGCGGACCTCTCGACGCCAATCGAGGAAGCCCCGAAACTTATTTCCCCAATCGCGGCAGGGGAGCTGGATGTCGCCTTTGGTTCGCGCGCGCTCGATCGAGGATTGATTGGCAACCGGCAGTCCTGGCGTCGAGAACAGGGCGGCCGCGTTTTCAATCTGATTGTGCGAGTCGCCACCGGCCTGCCGTTTTGGGACACCCAATGCGGATTCAAGGCATTTCGGCTCGATGTTTTTCGCCCCATCCTGGAACGAGCGAAGACCGACGGTTTCGGCTTCGACGTCGAGTTGCTTTACCTCGCTCATCGCGCGCATTTGAGAATCCGGGAGATTCCCGTGCGCTGGAACCATTACGAGGGAAGCAAGATTCGTTTCGTGCAGGACAGCCTGCGGATGGTGCGCGAAGTCGCTGCGCTGAGAAGAAGCTAG
- the carA gene encoding glutamine-hydrolyzing carbamoyl-phosphate synthase small subunit, producing MRAILALEDGRIFEGESFGAVGTRVGEVCFNTSMTGYQEVLTDPSYRGQIVAMTYPLIGNYGTNALDQESREPHVRGFVIEELSEIPSNWRSESSLEEYLRLWKIPGAQGIDTRALTRHLRERGAMKACLTSEALSEKEAVGQAIDGEGVIGMDYVREVSTPAPYEWDAADRLSETWSVASGNADEVIREKLPPVRYRVVAYDYGIKENILRRLRQNGFAVTVVPATATAEEVLARKPDGIFLSNGPGDPSVLHYAHESLRGLMGKKPIFGICLGHQVLGYAVGGKTFKLKFGHRGGNQPVKDLRTGKVAITSQNHGFAVDAESLPPEMEVTHINLNDGTVEGMRHRELPIFSVQYHPEAAPGPHDASYFFSQFAELIEKAR from the coding sequence ATGCGCGCAATTCTCGCCCTCGAAGACGGTCGGATTTTCGAGGGAGAATCATTCGGCGCAGTCGGGACGCGCGTCGGCGAAGTTTGCTTCAACACTTCGATGACCGGCTACCAGGAAGTCCTGACCGATCCCTCATACCGCGGCCAGATCGTCGCCATGACTTATCCGCTCATCGGCAACTACGGCACGAACGCGCTCGATCAGGAAAGCCGCGAGCCGCATGTCCGGGGCTTCGTCATTGAAGAACTAAGCGAGATCCCGAGCAACTGGCGCTCCGAAAGTTCCCTCGAAGAATATTTGCGGCTTTGGAAAATTCCCGGCGCGCAGGGCATCGACACGCGAGCGCTGACCCGTCACTTACGAGAACGGGGCGCGATGAAGGCCTGCCTGACCAGCGAGGCGCTTTCGGAAAAAGAGGCTGTCGGGCAGGCGATCGACGGCGAGGGCGTAATCGGGATGGATTACGTCCGCGAAGTCAGCACGCCCGCCCCCTATGAATGGGACGCCGCCGACCGGCTCAGTGAAACCTGGTCGGTGGCAAGTGGAAACGCGGACGAAGTCATCAGGGAAAAGCTCCCGCCGGTGCGGTATCGCGTGGTCGCCTACGATTACGGGATCAAGGAGAACATTTTGCGCCGGCTGCGCCAGAATGGGTTCGCAGTCACGGTCGTTCCCGCCACCGCGACCGCCGAGGAAGTGCTGGCGCGAAAGCCGGACGGAATCTTTCTCTCCAACGGCCCGGGCGACCCGTCGGTGCTCCACTACGCCCACGAATCTCTCCGCGGTTTGATGGGGAAGAAACCGATCTTCGGAATTTGCCTCGGCCACCAGGTCCTCGGCTATGCCGTGGGGGGCAAGACTTTCAAACTAAAATTCGGCCATCGCGGCGGCAATCAACCGGTCAAGGATTTGCGCACCGGGAAAGTGGCCATCACTTCTCAAAATCATGGATTCGCGGTCGACGCGGAATCGTTGCCGCCGGAGATGGAAGTCACGCACATCAATTTGAACGACGGCACGGTGGAAGGGATGCGCCATCGCGAATTGCCCATCTTCAGTGTCCAGTACCATCCCGAAGCAGCGCCCGGCCCGCATGATGCGAGCTATTTCTTTTCGCAGTTCGCGGAGCTGATCGAAAAGGCCCGATAG
- a CDS encoding CARDB domain-containing protein, which produces MKIQFSLFLTAITLLIAPLPARAITPATPDLVIEKTTQTSSTFWMVKVRNMGKIDAAATTLKMVATPGGSYTCPVPAIKAGATADVPCRMPFKSRAGMQCEFILNPDKVVAENNYGNNRTTALTNPKFN; this is translated from the coding sequence ATGAAAATCCAATTCTCACTTTTTCTTACCGCAATTACACTGCTCATCGCGCCGTTGCCGGCCCGAGCGATCACTCCGGCGACGCCGGATCTCGTCATCGAGAAAACCACCCAGACCTCATCCACGTTCTGGATGGTCAAAGTCAGGAACATGGGCAAAATCGATGCGGCTGCGACCACGCTGAAGATGGTTGCCACCCCCGGCGGATCGTATACCTGCCCGGTCCCCGCGATCAAAGCGGGCGCAACCGCGGATGTCCCCTGCCGGATGCCGTTCAAGAGCCGGGCTGGGATGCAGTGCGAGTTCATTCTAAATCCCGACAAAGTGGTTGCCGAAAATAATTACGGGAACAATCGCACCACCGCCCTGACGAATCCGAAGTTCAATTAG